The following coding sequences are from one Spea bombifrons isolate aSpeBom1 chromosome 13, aSpeBom1.2.pri, whole genome shotgun sequence window:
- the FSCN2 gene encoding fascin-2, with amino-acid sequence MPTNGIHQILKIQFGLINCENKYLTAEAFGFKVYASAPSLKKKQIWTLEQDEIDSSVVYLKSHHLSRYLSADKDGNVSCEAEKPDKDCRFSITAQSDGRWALQSDPHKRFFGGSEDKLSCFAQTITESELWAVHLAIHPQANLLSVSRRRYAHLSPQEDEISTDSNIPWGVDSLITLVFQDKKYCLKTCDNRYLRNDGKLVKDPDDGTGYTLEFKAGKLAFKDCTGKYLTPMGPTGTLKSGRSSKPGKDELFDLEESHPQVVFMASNRRYISIRQGVNVSANQDEETDFETFQMQINRETKRCSFHTNAGKYWTLVSHGGIQSTATEISANTMFDIEWRGRKVALKASNGKYICTKKNGQLAAVSDTVGEDEEFMLKLINRPILVLRGDLGFVCYHKTSNTLDANRSSYDVFQIVFNNGAYQIKGQAGKFWYISSNGTICTDGDMSEDFFFEFREHNRVAIKGKNGKYLRGDQAGTLKADAESVNIATLWEY; translated from the exons atgccAACCAATGGGATACACCAGATCCTTAAGATCCAGTTTGGCTTAATAAACtgtgaaaacaaatatttgacaGCGGAAGCCTTTGGCTTCAAGGTTTATGCATCCGCTCCAAGCTTGAAAAAGAAGCAGATCTGGACTTTAGAACAAGATGAGATAGATAGTTCAGTGGTCTATCTCAAAAGCCACCACCTTTCAAGGTACTTGTCTGCTGACAAAGATGGTAATGTATCATGCGAGGCTGAGAAACCGGATAAAGACTGCCGTTTCTCCATAACTGCTCAGTCGGATGGGAGGTGGGCCCTCCAGTCCGATCCCCATAAACGATTCTTTGGGGGTTCAGAGGACAAATTGTCATGTTTTGCGCAAACAATCACAGAGTCAGAGCTTTGGGCTGTACATCTTGCCATCCACCCTCAAGCTAACCTACTAAGTGTCAGCAGAAGGAGATACGCACACTTGAGCCCTCAGGAGGATGAAATCTCCACAGACAGTAACATACCATGGGGCGTGGACTCCCTTATTACTTTAGTCTTTCAGGACAAAAAATACTGCTTGAAGACTTGTGACAACAGGTACTTAAGGAACGATGGGAAGCTGGTTAAAGATCCTGATGATGGGACAGGCTATACTCTGGAGTTCAAGGCAGGAAAGTTGGCCTTCAAAGACTGCACTGGGAAGTACTTGACACCTATGGGTCCTACAGGTACCCTGAAATCAGGGCGGAGTTCTAAACCTGGCAAGGATGAACTTTTTGATCTGGAGGAAAGTCACCCACAGGTTGTCTTTATGGCATCCAATAGAAGATATATCTCTATCagacaag GTGTAAACGTCTCAGCCAACCAAGATGAGGAGACAGATTTTGAAACCTTTCAAATGCAAATTAATAGAGAAACCAAGAGGTGTAGTTTTCATACCAATGCTGGAAAGTACTGGACCCTGGTGAGCCATGGCGGGATCCAGTCAACTGCCACTGAAAT TTCTGCCAACACAATGTTTGATATTGAATGGCGAGGCAGGAAAGTTGCACTGAAAGCCAGCAATGGAAAATACATCTGTACAAAGAAGAACGGGCAGCTGGCAGCTGTCTCAGACACAGTTG GTGAAGATGAGGAATTCATGCTGAAGCTGATTAACAGGCCAATACTGGTCCTACGTGGGGATCTGGGGTTCGTTTGCTATCACAAAACATCGAACACACTTGATGCAAACCGTTCATCATATGATGTTTTCCAGATTGTCTTTAACAATGGAGCCTACCAAATCAAAG GTCAGGCTGGCAAGTTCTGGTATATCTCCAGCAATGGCACCATTTGCACTGATGGAGATATGTCGGAGGACTTCTTCTTTGAATTCCGAGAACACAATCGTGTAGCAATCAAGGGCAAGAATGGCAAATACCTGCGTGGCGACCAGGCTGGCACCCTGAAGGCAGATGCAGAATCTGTAAATATCGCAACCCTCTGGGAGTACTGA